One Thamnophis elegans isolate rThaEle1 chromosome 2, rThaEle1.pri, whole genome shotgun sequence genomic window, gacttcagctggtccagaatgcagccgcgcgagcgatcgtgggtgcacctcgtttcacccacgtaacacctatcctccgcgagctgcactggctgcctgttgatctccgggtgcgcttcaaggtgctagttgtcacctacaaagcccttcatggtattggatctgggtacttgagagaccgcctactgccaattacctccactaggccaataagatcccatagattaggcctcctccgaattccatcagccggtcaatgtcgactggcaactacccggaggagagccttctcggtggctgctccaaccctatggaacgaactccccgtggagattcgtaccctcaccaccctccagaccttccgcgcagcccttaaaacctggctgtcccgacaggcctggggctaaagacttcaaccccacccgaatagtatgactgttgtgctttttaatgatgtattgtcttcatgtgtataacttgttttgtccttccctccccctgaattgtgagccaccctgagtcccctcagggaaaagggcggcatacaaataaagttaaatccaaatccaaatccctACTCAAAATGGCCCTTTCAAGTGCCAGGAGGTTAGTTTTAGCCATTGAGGCTCTGGATGAATCAACACCCCTTGGCACAAGCAAATCTCCTACCTGGGAATTCTCCAAGGTGGAGACACTGACAGTTGGACCAAGTCCACATACCATGGTCTCCTGGGGCCAGTCGGACGCTAATAGAATTATCTCCGCCTCTTCTGACACTATCTTCCTGATGGTCcatggaagaaggggaaggggagggaaagtgtATAGAAGGCCTAATGGCCATCGGCAGCTCATCTGTGTCCTCGGCTCCTCGAGTCCAATATCTGGTCACAAATCTCGGCAGTTGAGAGTTCGCCGGAGTTGCAAACAGATCAATCATTGGAGTCCTGAATCTGTGGGAAATACGCTGAAATATGTCCGGGTGAAGCTGCCACTCCCCGTGGTCTACTGTGGTTCGGCTGAGCCAGTCCGCCAGGTGATTGACAGTCCCTGAAATGTGATCCGCTACTATTGATATCACATGAATCTCTGCCCACAAGATCAGTCTGCCTCTGTCCACAGAGCCCTTGAATGAGTCCCACCTTCCTGTTCACCTTCAATTAACGGCTGCCCGCTTCGGTGGAAATGGTGGGTGGCTCAGGGAACGCTGGATTACATGGCGATAACAAATGCCGCGCTTAGACAGCTTGCAGGGCGCCCCCTGCAAGAATCCCACCAGCATGACTGCCGACTCCTGAAAGGCACTTCCTTTGGTGGCTGCTGACTCGCtgcaaaggaaggagaagggctgtcagaaaaatctttttaaaacggAGCCGTGGTTTTtcccgcccccctccccccggccaCAGCCACGCAAGCCAGTTATAATTTTACTTTCAAGCCACCTCTTACCTCGTCTGCCGTGGACCTGTAACTTTAAACGCTACCAGATCCAGCATAATACAATCTGGCGCCGCGCAAGGAGGCGACGAGCCCGATATCTCCCCCACTCACTGAATCACAATCTCCAAAGTTTGAAGGAATTTAGATAAGGAATAGACCATATTAGCCAAATTCTCCTCAAATAATGTAAATCTCCAGAAAAAACAGTAAACCCACAGAAAATAGCAAGAGCTATGAAGAAACCCAGCCTAATTGGACcatagactgagaggaaactgggcagAAGGAGTAGACGTGTGGCTGCACCAAATttctctcagtctatggaccaatcggGATTGATTATAGCCCACTTGTAGCACCTCCTTCTGCTCATCATTGAGAATGTTTGTGTAGCTTGATCTATGagtatatggtgtgtgtgtgtgtgtgtgtgtgtgtgtgtgaatacacacacacacacacacaccatgtttgAATTGGATTTTCCAATGTTATTGAGTATTGAACGTATAATTAATTGGACACAAATACTTCATTATGGTTGTAATTGTGAATATATACTTACAGATTCCTCAGACATAAAAGCTTCTATTCTTTTAGAGTTTTCAGGTGGTATCTGTGGAAAGTTATTCAGAGCAATAAAAGCTGATTAGGCCATCAAATGCGTAAATACTACGTTTCCTCTTTCAGAATAACTTGcccttttaaaagagaaaaatgtagCAGTATAATGGTATATTGTTTGATGCTAAAGCTGGTTCAACTTGTATTttgttgcaaaataataataaaaaatcccaCGTAGGCTTTGCTGCAACAGGAAGCACATCTCTTAAATATGTTTCCCAAAGTTGAGTCATCATTACTTTAGTTAATGGGTTataatttatttgtacccattatATTTCTTGGATGAATAATTAACATTTCTTACATTTAATACATTGGATATTTAACACTGTGTGGCATAGATTATTTCTGTTTTTACATTAAGTAGACACCTTTCTCCAGCATAGGATAAACCAAAGACTTTCCTGACTTGAGTTTGATTGTTTGTGATTAAATAAACATGTCCAAATTGGTTGTTTAGTATCACTATGAAAGTGACCTACCACTGCCTTCTTTCTGATTTCTCCTCCCCCAGCTTGCCTATAAATGTAGGATTTCCTGGTCTTCCATCCCAGACTTAATCAGGGCTGAGTTGATTAATCATTTAAATTTTTACAAATCTTAATTTGTAAAGATTAATTACAAGATACTTATTTACTTTTGAAACAGGTTGATAATTCAAATCTTCTTGACACATAAGCTTATTTACAGTGCAGCCAAGATTTGATTCCAAATCCAAAGTAAATTTTAAGTTCttgtatttttcaaataaattgcTTCAGAGAATTTTTTAGCACAATTGCTACAAAGATGCTGCAACACTTGTATAGTTGAACAAAACCATATCTGATTACTTTTCCCCAAGAGTACTTACATTTTTTATTGAATATTTTTACATGAATAAAAGACAAATATGAaaacatgaataaaaaataaactggaaaagatagaagaagaaatgtaaaaatcaatacaaataaagaagaaaaaggtaATTAAAGAAGTGACTTCTGATCTTCATTGCAACATACTATCCCTCCTCCCTTTCTAAGATTACATTGCAAAGATCCCTTATATCCCATTTTCAGCTCCTTTTAATTTACAAATCCAAAAATTACtcacttttttccattttcaacaaaaagtccataaaggggCTATAgttttttataaatgtatttaaatttatcTCAATCAAACAAATCAATTGTATCGTCTTCacaatcccttcttccattgcttTTAGGAAACATTTCAGacatgcattttaaaatgtaataacatGTTTTGGGTAAAATGTAAATAGCAATCAACTTAGACATTCATTTGATTGAAATTTGTTTTGGCAGTTTGGGGAAGGTAATAACAAAGTTATTAGCCTCCTGTATTGAATAGCACGGAAAGTTGATGTGTGTTGAACACAATAGTAGGTTCTGTGTTTGTATTCCACCCTTCCTTGAAAGAGTTCAAAGCAGAAGTTATATACTCTCAACTATTTCTATGAGTCTGTGCTTATTTGGTAATTTGTAAAGATTTTATTATAGGTTTCCCATATTGAAAGCCAGTAATAACACTATTAACTAAAGAAAGTTTTTTTCtcaaacaaaaaaaattgaaatgccaATGGCTTATtgctttttaactattttaaactATCAAGAGAAGAATGACATTTGCCATATTTTCTAAAAATCTTTTTCAGTTAATATGCTTTTATTTGGTATAGATGTATAGTATCATGATGTCTGTATATCCATAGTTTGAGCACGATTCCTTGTAGGGATTGGACTGATCATAGAAAATGATATTAAAGAAGAATTCTGTTAGCATAAATGAAAGGCCTGGGAACCATTCAGATTAACTACATACGGGAGTAATTGATAGCTGTATGTTTATTTGTGGTGCTCAAAAAGTTGGAGAATTAAACATGGGTGTAAGCAGTTCTCCTTTTTCTTTAGAATCACGCTGTGATAAAGAGATGGATGCTCTTAGTGGTTATGCTTTGTGCCTTCCTAATCTCACCAGGATGCATTTTGTTGAACATCGCCCTAAACTTTGTATAGAAATTAAGGTAAGTACATAAAGAATTCAATGCAATCCATACTTTGTGTTTACATGGTTGCTTTTATACTGCTGATGAATGAAATGTTAAACAATGTAGAAACATAATTTCAAGGTTTTGTTTCCATTAGAGGAAGTAACTATAAAAGATGAAATGGCATTTTGCAACGCATTTAAAGTCATAGAAAATTTGAAGCCCATTTTAATCAggcttaattatttaaaatagaacTATACTATAGGTCACTTTGTATACCCATCCTGATGGCTAGTTCTCACAAAAGAGGTAGAATGAAACAGTGTTGTAGAGTGATTTTGTTTCTTAATCAAATACATTGACATTCTTCTTTTTGGATGGCACTTATGCAGATTTAAATGTTTGAAAATTTGAATAGTTAAAAGTGTTACAGCCATTTAGATTTATGCCAAATAAGTAATACTTTTGGGAATGTATCAATCATTTTTTggcaaaagtaaaataaatatttctgctcTTTGTCTATATTAGGATTAGAAAGTTTGTGTACTGCTTTTTATAAGAGTTCACTGAAAGGCTGAAAGAGCTTAAAGACCATACATTATTGGAAGTGCGTAGGGGAGGttggtattatttttaaatacaaacCAAAGATGTCCTAAATTTTaaactgcatttttttcttgCAGCCAAAATGTGGATTTCTCCCCTTTTCCAGTCATGTTTCACAAGATATAAAGTATAAAGTTTGTCGTTACTGCATGCACCAGCATCTAAAGGTAATGTACAGCTTAAGTGAATTGTAAGCTTTTGATAGCAGAGTAGAATTAATACTCCATTTGAATATGGTATACTTGATTATGTACAAGTCAAAACTCATTCCTTTTTCAGTTGTGAAGGCCATTTTATTTACATTAATATACACTGTCATGTAAATGGAAGGAAATGCTTTTGTTGGGAAAAGTGTGAAGAAGCAGAATGTTAGAGATTGTAACTTTCTTAAACTGGTAGAACAGGAAAACAAAACGCATGTGTGGAAGTGTCTGGAGATGTTGATGAACTCCCAGCTTGAACAGTTCTGGAAATTAACTGGaaatttgagaaataaataaatgcatatttagGAAGTCATATGTTCTGTTTGTCAACAGGTAgcaaaaggaaaatggaaacatCTAAGTAAATATTGTCCGCTAGACTTATTCTCAGGGTAAGAAAATATATAtcttatatttatgtatatttccttCATTGAACTTGTTGTTATTCTTCCTACTTGTTTTGAAGAGTTATGCTGCTATATGAAATTTTAACAACTATACTCATAACAAGGAAAGTTTCAGTCTTAATCAATACAGAGCTGCATGATATATATTATAGGTTATGGAAAGAAGTTAATAATGTTCTAGTTGGAAAAATAATTGGAACAATTTTCAgtgaaaaaatgttgaaaatatggatcttaaactgaggagaaatttcctgacagttagaataattaatcagtggaacagcttgcctcccaaagttgtgaatgccccaacactggaagtctttaagaagatgttggatagccatttgtctgaaacagtatagagtTTTCTTCCTAGGCAGTggcttgaactagaagacctccaaagtcccttccaactctgctattgtattgtattaaatatcTTCTAAGTAGAACTGTCTTAAGTATTAGAGTGGAGAATAGTTCCAGTCATAAGGTCATAGAGTTAGAAATAAAAGATatgtttgaataaaataaaatgtgtttgaAAGTAGATCAGATAAATCAGAGTGAACAAGTTTATTTTAGTTATGGATTGGTTACacttcattttaaatattcagggtttttttctatattttagaaATAAACAGCGAATGCACTTCGCCTTGAGAAACCTATTATATGAAGcacagaataatttaaaaatatttaaggtAAGTTGCTCTGGATTTTTCAAGGAAACTTTTGTTCTTCATCCAGCCTACttcactttattatttttgttctagTATGCTTAATTAGGAAGCAACTTCTGAAGGTCCAAGCTCCCATCTCCATGATTTAAATAAAACCGCAATCAACACTTTGCTTACTGGGCAAATTACTTACACTGATGTTGTTTGGAATAATCCTttacccttttttattttctgaaaataattcagaaatatGCTTAATGAACATGATTTGGAAGTTTAAAGTAGAGAAATGTTATAGAAGAGGAAGAGTGAATTGagtctgtcagcgttccaaatattatccagaattaaatcatagttcaagacataactttaatcaaagttccaatttaataaaacagacatgttggtacatctgtggaaacccgaatctgaaagcttcctgggtttccacccagttgaaagttcataatcctgtccccacactcacaagtccatcacatggtccaatcttcctctgccacactggcatttccacccatctacttCCGGTCAGGTACagttgggcttctagaaaggaatgttttattttaacaccaacacattctactccttactatccctcctcccaattccccactaatgaaacagcatagtaaagaaatagagagagtgtgtggcaggccaaagatcctaaaaggaatatgatgtCTGCAAATTTGGACAGAAGTATAAAAAATGATACATTTGTCTGGTTGAGAATTATGAAGCTCATTTGAGAAAACATACACTAGTTAGAAGCTGTAATTAGCATACATTTTTGGAAGTCTATACGCCTCTTTATGACAGTCTTGGATTAATTTTGGACCGGATATAGCTGCCATTATCTTCTGCTGTGGAAGGCTGGGGTCTCCAAAGTATCACTGTGCTTCTTTGATGGAGTATTCCCTCCTGTTATTTTCTTCAAGGTTTGGTGGGTCCTGCGTTATTCTCCTTTCACTTTCCTTTCATTCTCCAGATTAGTTTCAGTCCCTCGGCTTCTGTGCTGTTCTTCAACCAGCCATGTTAGTAGCAAttgcaatagtatttagactgcCTCATAGTGCCCCATAGACTGCCATATACTGTCCCATAGTgcattacagcactctctgggcggtttacagtatttgcatattgtccccaatagtctggctcctcattttaccaaacctCGGAAAGATGGGTCAACTTTGtgccctgtcaggatcaaactccaggctgtgggcagagtttgccgcCTCCATAAGATGGATGAAATCAGTGTAACAATCTCTAGCATTTGCAAAGCCAACAGTCATATTCAGAAGGATTTTTTCATTCCCGTATTGGTTGATTTCAGTCTACAgctcttaattattttttatcttttgtaAATTACGTCTTAATTTTATATCTGGTATTGGAACAAGAAATATATAGAGACTttgttagctttttttttttgctgtgattaGGGAAGAAAGAATATGAGAAAAGCAGTAAATTCGCAGGGTCTTAAAACTTCCTCTCTACTTGCTgcttttattttccaaatcatGTATTTCTCCTGCTTCATGTAAAAGCTTGGTGAAGTAGTTTCCAGCTAAAAATTACTTACTCTCAGCTCTTCAGTTGCAAGATGCATTATCACACACTAATTTTAATTCAGATTGTCCTAACATATGCATATATCTTTcacagtactgtatttttcagactataagatgctctggactgtaagacgcacctagattttggggaaaaaagcaagaaaaaacaatctgcctctgtctcccagcagtttgcctcctttcagcaaatagcaaacagcctggtcaacttcagcacagcctgatttagcatgagcagctgatggGTGGTTGGATCTCCCTCCTGGAATAcagcctatcagctgttccaggctgcggggatcatCACTGTCCATTGCTGctcattgctgctgctgcctaTCACGCTTTCACtcaccccattttcggcctccgtcTGTCCCATTTTTGGCCGTTCCAGGTGATGCTGACAGGCggcggaggcagcaataggcagcAGCAGTGATGGACGGGGACGATGGGTGGAagtgatccccgcagcctggaacagctgataggctgTATTCCAGGAGGCAGATCTGACTACccatcagctgctcgtgctaaatcagactgtgctgaagctgaccaggctgtttgctgcaaggaggcaaactgctgAGAGACAGAGGCCGAATGGTGGGGGCCTGCGGGTGGCtagggctttggcaacatttgtTGTATgggatgcacagacatttctacCCACTTTAAATAAGTGTGttttatacgccgaaaaatacagtaatctttTTCAGAATAGCAACATTATCAAAGAAGGCAAGAAGCACTAAATGAAGGAAGgcagaaaagaggaaagagactAATTAAATCTAGTTTACACCAGCACCagtcattttatttgtttattccttTCTATTGTTGGAATCCATTCTTACTTCTACCAAGCCCAAATATTATCATATTGACTTttgttctttacatttgtcatttgtCTTTGAGGATCTCATCAACTTCATTCAACcaggatttttttcatttttccccacCTTTCAAACATTTTCCTCACttctttcatatatttgtttatttattttatttattaaatttctaagcTGTCCATCTCTCCTACAAGGTGACTTACAAATTAATATACCTTTTGAGATTAATCCTCATTCATTCTCTTTCAGAGTACTGGTTACCTACTTTTGTGTTCAGTTCACATACATTTATAATTCATTATTGACTTTATCTGTCACTGTTTTACTATACAAAATTTCATGTCTAATATATTTAACTTAGTGTTAAAGGTTTTCTTTTTATACACGCAACTCTCACTTTCATAGATACTCTTAAGTTTACTAAACATTACAGGCTGCTTCCTTTGCACCAGCATTTATGTGTCTTGCAGTTTGTGCCAACCATTTTCCTACACAAATTCATCTTGCTTGGATCACCATTTATATAACTTCCAGTCATTTACTGTGTATTCTTTGGTCTTTTATATATCAATTTTCAGCTCCATACATTTTGAAGCACTATTTAACATTCTCTATAGTCAATGATAATTCTTAGTTGAGtctgttattaattttttatccTTCTTTCCAGATTTGCAGATGTACATTTACTGTTCTTCtatggaatttttctttcaacttCTACATCCGTTTTGTTAACCACATTCCTGAATGAACTTCACTCTTCATTTTCACTGACTTTTAGATTTTGATTGTTTGCATTGTTCATTGCTTTCCTAGATATTCCGGTGCATATCCATTATATACAGTGATACTTTTCATCATTCCACCAAGCATTCATTTTCATAGTTTCTGCTAATATCAGTGCACATACTTCTATAGCATTCTGTGACATAATTATTTTCACTCTCTTCCAAACATGCTCTTACATTTAGTTACCATTCATTCTGTTGGGATTGTAATTTATCTTGTAATACTGGAGTTATGCTCCCCACCCCCTTTTGCCATGCTATTTTACCCCAAGTTCAATTCTTTTCCCAAAAACTGATGCCACCATTTACTGGAATATAACTATGACtcatttatgattttttaaaaatatatacagtgCTGTAATTCAGTTATTAGATGGCCTAGACCGGGGgtctcaaactggtggcccgcgggctggatgtgtcacatgcaggccatacccaccccagctccacaaaggggaaaaacaccGTGAAACATCACATTATGGCAGTGTaacgccacaagtttgacacctgtggcctAGACATTGGCATTTGAAcacaaatcttttaaatattcatattttattgtgttttactaatctaggtgaaatgttaatatatattgctagtccatgtatgatatgccatatctaaataaataaataatgaattcaCTTCATATACACTCAGAACAATCTTGATGACAGTTATTCACACTTTGAAGTACATTTTAGccttttcattcataattaaagcTATACTTTCACTTCAGTGCATGTTATTCATCAATCCTTTACCCTAAGTTTAGATTTTTATTCAAATCTGTTTTGCTCCTTTCTTATAGTTTCATGAACAcacatttctttttccccccttcattaaTTTATGTACTTCGTATTTATTCTTCTTGTATTTTGAGTTGCAAAAAATAAACAGTGCAGAACTAGGTCATCACCTATAGCTATCAAGCTCCAGTACTTATCATGGCTTTGTTCAACCAACACTTTGAGATAGAGAAAGTGTAGACTAAATTACCTACCATAGTTGCCAACTGCAGCATACTCTGATAATGGTAAGATCAAGATCAGTTAAGTTTTTCTTTTGGCTAATATGCCATACATTCTTTTTAGTTTTACCTCCAAATAAACTCATGCTATTTTATGCAAGCTATGATATTAATTTAGAGACTATCTTGCAAGCCAAGTTACTGTTCTTTGCATCCTACCTATGAAGTACAGAGGGTATAACTGGAAAGTATAGTTGGGGATACCCCTTTTGCAACAGTTGGAATATTTTTGGTACTATTTTAAAGTATTAATTAACTTCTTTTCTATTACAGAATGGTGAATTAATTTATGGTTGCAAAGATAATGAGGATTCACTATCAGATTTGAATGAACTTGCTTGTCATCTGaaacctttcttctttccttcaaaTGGCCTGGTCAGTGGACCTCATTGTACAAGGACAATTCTGAAAGAGTTGATCCATGTAATAACAACAATTCTACTGAGTAATACAGATACCTGTAAAGCAGGTGATTTGAAGACAGTTCCCAGCTCACAAGGAAGGAGCTATTGTGAAGCCAGTGCTTTCAGTAAAGAGCTAGTGCGGAATGGTAAGAAATTTTGTGCCTTTTGCTGCAAGATATTTATGTCATTCTGGCCTCTTCACATCCTAAAATATACTATTTaaaatttgctttgtttttagttttaatACAGAATTTACTTTGCATGCATTGTTTAGAACACaaaaactgttgttttttttaaaggatcaacTAGTCACGCTAAGGCTGGCTGGGCTACCTTCCGGAGGGAAGGAATTAAGCAGAAAGTTACTAGAAACTTTGTTATCTCTGATTAAACTGAACTATTGATAAATACATATTACATAGTGGGAATAAGCCCCATTTTTGAaatctgtgtttgtgttttagaAGGATCACACCTAGATTCTCATCTGCATTTATGCCCCTTGCTGTTTTTGGTCAGAGAGATTGATATATCCATTGTAAAAACTGTTTGAAACTTATCCTTTTTAgctaaaaacaaaatagaaaccaCTGGCTTGCCAAAGGGATGCCTCCTTTACAAAACACTTCAGGCTCAAATGCTGGATACACTGGATATAGAAGGGGTTTATCCTTTATACAACAGAGTTGAACAATACTTGGAAGAGTTTCCCAAAGAGAGGTAAGTGATACTGGGCTTCAGATCTGCAAATTAGTATGGTCAGAGGAGACCTAAGAATGCAGCACCTCTTAAAAACAATGGCATCTTAACCCCTCTCAGTCTTAGAGTATGACTTTATACTTAAAAGAGTTAATATGACCCTGTCATCTGACCTTAAACTGTACTATCCAACTATGTCTACAAATATACGATACCCAACTATGGTGTATTTACTAAGCCTAAAATCTGTACCCTAAAATTGGGAAATTATTCAATTAGTTTGTCATAATAATGAGGGATCTGATTTCTCTATTAGCAAAGCTTTAAATGGAAATTGGAGTTTCTATcccaaaatacccccccccccaacatactTGAATCAATTGTTTAGATATAaagtctggggggggggcaggaaaatTAACATTTGGGGGAGGTGTCTTCTTCTTTCagttttatttaacaactgtcagAGAAACACTGAAAAGTATTTATTATTCCAATTGATTTTAAGAATGAAGGTTTCTGCATTTTCCAAAGAAAGTATGGCTGCTTGGTTTGTCAAGAATGAAAACTATTCTTCATAtttataaagattttatttttcaaatgttcaAATCATATAGGCAATATGTCTAAACTTTAAAGACAATGACAACAGATCTGGTGTAGGAAGAATATTTGTTTCCAATCATTGGTGACTTATCAAACCATATTGAGCAACGTCGCATTACAAAATCTTTctactttttttgcatttttgtctttcttgtttatATGCTTTATTTACTTTGTTCCAATTTTGTATTATAAATAATTTTGTgcaaattcatttatttaaagtaAGACCATCCCATTCCCTGAGATTGCTGcatacaaattaaaaatgaaatagcctAAGTATACTTTTCAAGAATGTAGAACTTCTTGGAGTAGAACTGTGGTACAGTACAGTATATATTGAAAGTCTGCATACCcattaaaatgccaggtttttgagatgtaaaaaaatcagaccaagataaatcacttcaattccccccccccccccacacacacctttcaTATAACTTATAGGctgtacaattcaattgaaaaacaaactgaaatcttttaggtggaaaaataatattatcttggtctgatttttttGAATCTAAAAACTTGGCATTTTGTAGACTTTCTACATACACTGTACATATTTTGATTATAGTATTAATAATTACCTGTTGTATACTTTTGGGAAACCCAAAATAATTCATAAACTAGGGGGAGGCATTGGTTAAGTAAGCTATAAGATGGAGAAGAAACATTAAGAAAATCTAATAGAAGGTTCTTCTTCCTTAAATGGCTCAGTGAGATCTGAGGGTATTCAATGAACATGGAATGTTAGCTTATG contains:
- the IPPK gene encoding inositol-pentakisphosphate 2-kinase, which translates into the protein MEAEKMDENEWRYHGEGNKSLVVSHRQHCIVLRFLKFPPNRNKTPEEISHHLQNIVYFGKHIMKHFFGEKYVHHGEVVQLSLDFVKQLCLKIQAERPESRCDKEMDALSGYALCLPNLTRMHFVEHRPKLCIEIKPKCGFLPFSSHVSQDIKYKVCRYCMHQHLKVAKGKWKHLSKYCPLDLFSGNKQRMHFALRNLLYEAQNNLKIFKNGELIYGCKDNEDSLSDLNELACHLKPFFFPSNGLVSGPHCTRTILKELIHVITTILLSNTDTCKAGDLKTVPSSQGRSYCEASAFSKELVRNAKNKIETTGLPKGCLLYKTLQAQMLDTLDIEGVYPLYNRVEQYLEEFPKERNVLQIDGPYNESFYEKLSDRSSEDDGTLAYALTKVQQYRVAMTAKDCSIMIVLSPCQQDECSEQRPVVLTSKSRFTFSVSVLDLDLKPYESIRHQYKLDGKIVNYYLKRTQAKDDSVMSNLLKENEDCTLVLHKM